The Salminus brasiliensis chromosome 4, fSalBra1.hap2, whole genome shotgun sequence nucleotide sequence TCTGGTTACAGTCCCAGAGTGTTCCAGGCTGAGCAGGCTGTCAACAACCAACAGTGATGTTGTTTTTGCCCTGTGATGGCCATTTCCCCTCCGCTGGGGAAAATACGCGAAAAAGACAAAGTGTGACAGGCCAAAAGCAACTGCGTCCGCCCCGGGAGAGATGAGAGTGCTTGGCCAGAATCACATAAAACAAGAGCAAAGCTGgtctagtgtttgtgtgtgtgtgtgtgtgtgtgtgtgtgtgtgtggtgccgAGATTTTGCTCTGTGCCATTCTTGTGTTGCAGGGTGGAACATATGCCTTCTCCATGGCACAGGcgtgcccacacacacacacacacacacatacacagaggaAAAGAAATCTACTAAAAGTGATTTACTGTAGactatacacactcacacaaaaggCACATGATCCACACACTGTTAACAATATACATAATGCCCTGCTCACATCCACTCATTCACAGAAATAAAATACCTCCACCCACACTTACACTACATGTACAGTTGCTCAATCACACCCGCCTCTGTAATCAGTGGATAAAGATCTcatcagaaacacagagagtAGAAACGGAGGGATAACTCTCTGTCCTCTGGTTAAACAAATTGAATCACTCTCCTTGTGCACCACCAAACCAGGCAAGGTCAACACAGagcatgtctctctctgtctcatctcTTGCTCTCATGATCTCTCTAGCCAAAGTGTGTTTGAAGGAGATGACAGCTTTGGATTACTGTAATCCAAACATCTCACATATGGTTAAATTCCACTCTCAGTCTCTGATTATATTTAGAAAACCAATTAAGCCGAATCCAGTGCAGACTGAATGAGTACTGCCAGTGCAAGGGATGAGCCCAGAGACACTTTACTACTCTTTTCACATTGATGGGTTGCTGCTCTCAGTACTTTCTCTAGCTGAGTTtaaacaaaatgaaccactgtctgccaccagttTTTGCATgtaacctttttaaaaaaactatGCCCAACAGTATTgcaaaaaataatattacagTACTCTGATATATCAATTCTCTTAAGCCCTATTCAGATGGGATTACTCTTACACAGGAAGGTGCAATAATCCAATTATTACCCGAGCTTCTCAGTGGTTTTAGACCCATCCAAATATGCCATATCAGTCATTTTTATGGACCTTCTGTAAAACGTGGAATAAGCTCAAGTTATATTAATCCTGTGTGAATCaacatgtgggtaaatattccATCATATCTTTTGGAAAAGGAGTTTTTTGTGAAATATGGAGGTGCTCAAGGACGCATTTAGTTCTGTCGTGCTTGGCACAGATACCTCAGGTCAGGTTTTTaggaaacacaaataaatcCAGAAGACAAGTCAAAGGACTCCTTAGAGGCGCACCACATATGGCagctttaggcaagtcattgTGTAGCGTAGCCTACATCTTATATATGTGTTATGTACATGTGGttgcttataaaaaaaaaaatacactattTCTCTAAGTAGGTTATAAGATTGGTTATCATCCTGTAATACAGTGTGTAAATCAAATAGCTGCTCCCATCTCAGCTGAATTTCTGCTGAGGTGTGTGAATCGGTGATAAAGTTTAGAGACGCCCTGTAGTAAAGTTACATTACTCTACCTCCTCATACAAAACTAATCCTGTACGAATAGGCCTTCACACCCATAGTTCTGTTGAACTCTTTATCTACGTACTGTATAGTTCTAGTGTATAGTTCTGGGTCACAGCTAGTGCTTATAGAAGATGGATTCATATCAGTACATGGATTCATATCAGTATCTGACATAACAAACAGCCTGAATGTGGTCAGTTTGTCTTTGTAATGACATACTGTATTTGTGGATAAAATGTCATCAccaaaatgtattttctgcAGCACACATTTTTATCACTTTCTAGGGAGTGTTGTTTTGGGCTTTAGCAACATCTGCTTTGGAAGAATCCATAGAGGAGAGCtttcaaattatgtaaaaactaaaactaaTCATGGTGATTTTTCTGTATAGTACTGCACTAAGCCCTCTGCAGAAACTAGTATGCAAAAAGGAAAGTCTTAAGAAGATACCATGTCCTTGCTCTTCTAACGCACTACATTAAAATATTCATCAGGCTCTTGCATACACTTATGTGCTCGAGTTCAAAACATTGCTGGCATTCAAATCTCTTCCTCAAACACAATTAGTTGCTCAACCTTAAAAGCCAGTGGGCTGTATCTCCATCAGACTGCTGAGCAGTACTGGCGCTGCTTCCCTGCCATGTGTCCCCCTTCTGTCGCCCTCttagagctgagctgaacacaGTGAGGGCCATGCCCCTGAGTAGCTGGGCCAAGAGCAGCGCAGGCAACCTGGCACTTATTAACTCAGATAAAATGAACTCCAGAAAAGTTCTACAGCATCTTAGCGTGCTTCTGTAATTGTAGCATCTACAACCTAAACGTAGGCCTACTATTAACTCAACAGTACGCTGTATTAGAACTACTGAAGAATTAATTGCAGGCTTATTATTCACTCGTTATCCTTAAGACATGTTATTCAGAagctacaataaatgatttggTATCTTTTATGACTGATATGTAAgttatatcgtcgctgtccaatgaaaaactgGTGACTATTAGCTCTGAATAGAAGTCAATataaagtaatttagagcatttctattggtttgttCATCCAACATTAGTGTAGTATAAAAAcatctgcataaaatctgagtaaaagaaaagttaacTCTTTATGCCGTCAGAACAGTGGGGTCTGAggacagagtacaacactgctatctagcagtctgggtttaaacacaacactaaatgaaccactgtcagCCATCAGTAAAACGTACCCTGTTTTGCGTGCACAGTgtactaaatgaaccactgtcagCCATCAGTAAAACGTACCCTGTTTTACGTGCACAGTGTACAGGGCAGGTCCAAGGttcaaacaatggagaaaactaaaaatggagatatatatacacacaatattcacaaaaataaagatgcttcaaaatgttctttaaacaaTGACATATATGAACCACTTTGGGTACCATTTACAGACATGTTCTTCACATTCATCTCAAACGTGGTCCTTTAtggaaaagtggttcttctgagaTCCACCatttaaatacttttattttaaagactGTAGGTATGAGAGTCAATAACTGAAGGTCCCACGTATGGGTCCAGGGCCGTatatgtttatttctttttttggaaaaaaaaatagaaaggtTGATTATTTTACATGCTAAAAGTTGTAAGTTATAACTTACTCTCTCTCCAGAAGCAGAGGCACCATTCAGCAGTTGATACTTTGCCATCACGATAGGAATCACATGAGTTGAAGAAAGGCCGAATACACACTTCATACTTGTCCAAATTAATAGCAGCTAGCTCAGCCTGGTCCAGATATAGGTCACTATTAGTGTCCAGCTTAGAAAACATCCATCCGATGGAGTCCTTACAGGTTGCCACTAGAGTGCGGTCCAAAACTGTACAgagaaaaatacaattaaactCAAAATCTCTGTGATTTGTATATTCAAAGCAACTGGTGCAAAGTGATGATTAATAGTAAATACTTCAAATAGGCAACAAGATTTAGCACAACTAAAATGATTTAGAAGCTTTGCAAACAGTCTGACATATGATGCTAATTGTGTTGTATGCTTTTCATCAGTGAATTGTGGGTTTAGGCAGCCTGTGCAAAAGCCCATTGCTGTGACATTGTTCAGCATGAAAGCGCTGGCTGAGCAGACAGCCCAGAGCTGTGGGGCCTCACTTGATGCAGAGCTGGCTGCAGGCTTGCTCGTGCTGTTCTGCTTGGCGTTGCCCTGGAGCAGCTGGAACCAGTCCCGCAGGCGATCCCCCAAATCTGCCAGGTCCTGGCCGGTGCAGCTCTCTGGGGTGCATATAAACAGAGAGGGTAAAAGAGTAAGAGAGGGGTCGGAATGTAATGAAATAAAACGGAGATGTAAAGATGAAAAATAAAAGAAGTTGCATAGAGAAAGTGAGGAGAAAGAAGCTTAGGTAAGATTAGAGTcaaaataagagaaaaaaaaacatagtagtagtaatagaagtAGTGATTTGCCCACCAATTTGACCAGTATTAACTATGCACCCCTAGACACATCTTATCAAGGGCAGAGTTATAtcccagggagagagagagagagagagagagagagagagagagagagagataaatagagacagtaagagagatAAACAGTGTACTGTTGATAAATCAATAAAGCCAGGGAGAACTGTGAGCTCACAGAGGCATGTCAGAGAAGAAAAATGCCCAGAGGCACATCTCCAAACACAAGCATTCTTTATCATCAGTGTGTCATGTATGTATTTAATGATAATGGGCTGATACATTTACTGTACAATAAACTATACATGTGACATATATGTGACCTTATTAGGGGCGTGCACCAATCACACTTATTCACTCATTAATACTGAGTACCAATCACTTTGCAGAATGTAGGGTAAGGTGGTGTTGCAAAATATCCAGAGACAGCCAGTAATTTAGCAAAAAAGGCACCTAAGAGCAATGAAGATAAACCCACTCTTTCTATTCTCAGGGCAAGGCTGAGTCAATTGTTGCTTGCCAAAAAGAATATGTTACAGTGTTAGAAGCcatataaaacacaaaaattATACATGCTGACCAAGGGGGAACTCTCAGGGTGAAAATGGGTAGACAATGATGACCAATACCAGGTGATTCATTTGTCTGACCAATGGGTGAATGTATTATTCTCCAATGGTGTTTCATGTATTTGCTTTGCGAAAGTAGGTCAATTTTTAATTGCAAACCACAAGCATTTGGACTAGATAGGAGTCCCTGTGTGCCATGACTTATGCAAATAGGGCTCTTGGGAAGCAACAGAGTAAATCTGCCCCGCGAGTTCAGTGAATGGCTAATAGCAAAACAGTACTACGGTGAGCTGCTCCTGAAAACACCTGACCCGCAGCAGACTCAGCTGGCAGGAAAGCACTACCCCTTGCAGGTGCAGTAATAAATGATTCACAGAGTGGTTTAAGTGTTGTTGTAGAGCCCTAATGTAGGGCATTTCAggagtagcagcagtagtggctGTGTCTGTAGTAGTTGTGTGTTGATTGAGACGGCTACGTACCGTGTttgctgtctgtctctgtgctagGCGCAGCTGTGGGAGAACATGGGCAGGGACCAGCACATTTCACACTCAGCTCCTTCCCCGTGAGACACGCCTGCTGCTCCAGCTTACACTGAggcaaacacatgcacacacatgcatttgtttttatacaatgtcAGGGCATAGTGTTAGAAATATATACTCCTCCTGTTTCAGGGGAGACCTTGGACAATGGGCTTTTTAAACCACCCATAAAAGACACACTTCATACATGTATATATGCATTTCAGGACAAGCTGAGtgaatatgacttgggttacacAGTGTTAAACAGTTCTCGTGAGCGGTCCCATGCCTGCTTTCCCAGAGTTACATGTTGCAGAATCCGTCATGCTCATGCTGAGTGGGAATAATAGGGACGGTTAATCTCcctattacagtattacagtaaagCATCAAAATGATtataaagctgctattttaagggaaAATGCTACATCATGTTACTTTGATATCCAATGGATTGGCTACAGCATGTATTGGTCATCAGGGGTTGTTAACATTGGGCAACTGATTTGCATCTTGTGATGTGATGTAGTAGTCTAAAACTGAGCTACACAGTCTGCACCTACTGTAGAACTGAAACAGAGGGGGAGCTGCAGAGGCTAAACTCACCACAATGGTGCTAAGcaatccagttaaaaaaaaaagcattaacatGTAAGACGTAAAGTAAAAAATggtgtaaaaatgtaaagtttTGTTTCTCTTACAGGTGCAAACATTGtaaacctaactctaatctTACCCTCAGTACCCAGTGATCAGTTTTGGTTGACTGGACCATATTTTTGGTCCTGACAGTGTAGATTACTCCTGTTTTCTGACATTTCACGGCATATTCTTTTCTttgaaaatatacaaaaataagtacacatacacacacacagatagaatACGATAATCTACAGCAGCAGCTGACCACTGTCCTGTGGCACTGCATAATGTGTAATTCCTTTGAGTGGCGGGGTGTGAGTTATAGTCCTGATACAGATCAAATATTTATAAAGGTGACCGCAAGCAAGAAGATGACTCATTGCTGTGACACATCACCATCCAAACGAAGCTACTGTGAAGCCTTATTTCACTTCAGGACCTCAGCATCTTAACAAGGTCAGAAAAAGATCTAACCCACAATATATAAATCTCTTTCCCTTTCTACCTTTCTACCTCTCTGCCTGAACAGGCTGATCATCCACTCAGCCCTTGATGGGAATCCCTCCGGGCTATTTATCTTTAGCTTCTGTGAACCTCAGAGGCCACCATAAATGGATAACCTCTAGCAGCAGGCCAATAACAAAGAGGCACAGTGTCACTGTACATGCTGATTCATAGGCGAGTCGCAGAGGGAAACATAAGAACCCAGATGAAAACATTTGGCGTCATTATTTGTTGTTTAAGTAAAGGGCACAGAAAATCATGCATATGGAAAAAAGCACACCACCACATTTACAGATTTTATTACCTAACTGTAGGTTGTGACCCTAATACGCTTCAATAGTGTGCATTGTGATGGGtttttacaaataataatattaaacgattattaaattaaatactatGAAAAGAGTCAGATAAAGGGTGTGCATAATGAAACAGACTCAGCAGCTGTGCTGTACCTGAGAAGCGTAATTATGTCCATCAGAACCGCACACAGGCCCAGAAGCAGACATAGGGCAGGGCTTGCAGCTGTTCTCCTGCTGTCCTGATGCTGGGTCCTTCAGCCTGTGAAAAACACATTCATTACGGCTCTCCCAAAACTCAACAGGCACCTCAAAAGCCACGTCTTTCTGATGTCTGACAAGCAGGAGATCcactaaataaatgacatttatATTCTATTTACATTCTTAATTCCATTTTCCCATGTGGCAACATTGCAACATGGTCTTTTCAAGGACCATACGCAACAATTTCATTGGGTATTCAATTTAGCCAAATCCTAAACCCCAAAACTGCTACTTAACACTCTTGACACATTTTACTTACACCACTAAAATGCACATACATCCAGCCCACTAGTGAACACCTTTCAAGGTTAAACGCAACAGCTACTTCGCAAGAATCTGGAAGCTACACTAAAGACTAAGAGCGAATGCTAGGGCGACCAGGTAAAGCATTTTGTATGGAGAAGGACAGACTCAAGCAAGCACCACTGAAAGTGTCAACCTCTTTGTGCTCTTTCTGCAACAGCCAACAGAAAAATCCAAAAGTTTTTGTAACAGTGTACATGCTgggctaggctatgctatgcaGCTTTAGGCCATGGCGTAAACCAGACgataaaagcagagctcatcatttTGTTTTCCACAAGTTCTCCGTAGCAAGTGTCCCCAAACAGTGACACACTTGCTATTCATACATCAAAGAAtaacttaaaatatatatataaaaagaattGACCCTGTTTtcacctggtcactttatgcGTCTTTAGGTCAAtcatcagatttcagtctgactaactggagGCGCAGTGTAagtgcatgtggctaaaatcttatcaggatacactCCAGCTACTTTATTTCACACCTTCAGTGTGGAGCATGCTGGTGAAGACACAGGAGAAAGGGATTTATCTGTTTTCTGCTTGGTAAGACAGACTTTCTCTTGTGATTATAGACACACAGTGTTTTAGCCACACAGCAACAGAACAAGGCCACACAAAGTAATATTATTTTGCCATTTCATATTTCAGTTGTACCTTTTCTGTTTTGTTGCGCTGGCTGTAAtgactgttgaactgctctatATGTTCTGCAAAACTGTTTTTGCGCAAAAGGTCTTCATCTATCTACAGTGGAACTTTTACTCACACATCAGGGTTTACTTTAACCTTTATTTATACACAGTAGGGCCACTGAGTGCAGCGCTGGGGGAAATGGGAGCAACATGCCTCATGGACACTTGCTGTGCTCAAGGACACAGGAGTCATCACAGGAAAGATATATGAATCTAGAGCATTTAAGTACAGGTCCAGCATCCATGGTGTTTACCAGGGGACCAAAGTAGAAGACTGGCAGCCCTTTATATTGTTACACAGTTCATAAGTTTCTGTTGTGAAGACACTGAGACACCTTTTTCATATATGTACACTGTATAGATATGTTCAATTCCAGCTCActtgatttaatttaatgatGGATTGATTGGATAAACTAGACACTGGATGGTAACTATTAGTGCTGGACGTCTTGGACACAATGACATAGCATCACAGCGTATTGTTTGTTTCTAAATCTTGTGAGTTATTTGAACAAATGAATAATCTCTCCAGATAAACAACTTCACATTGTGGCTGGGTGATACAACATGAATACAACATTTAAGTTGAATGAATTTCTTTTggtttacagtatttttaatgtGATATAattcacatacatacagtacatagtGGGCTCAGGCTCCCTGCAGACTCATTCCTGTCTGTGTTGTTGCAAAGGATACAACAGGGGTGATGAACAAATTTTGAATCCATGGTCACAACAACAACTGCTAGATTAAGTTCAGTCACTTGTTGCCCCCTTAAACTGCACTGTAAGGGGGAAGACAGCTTTGCCCCTTTAACTGAGATGAACAAATAAGGACAAATTTAAACTCTGCAGCAGAACCAGAATCAGAATATCTAGCTGGGGAAGCAggacaacaaagtcaaacacaAAAGCAGAACTAATTGAAATCTCTGTTTAGTCTGGGGGAGGGAAGGCAGGATAACAGAGAAAGAAATTATATGTAATTCTCCATCAGCAAACTAAGAACTTTATGTCTATTACTTCCCATAAATTTTGGTCCGGCTTGACTTGACTTTGGATTGTGTGTGCTGTGGAGTTGGAGTGTGCAGGGCCATGAGGCTTTAAGAAAAGCAGTTTGCTATGCAATCTGTTCTTAAATGTGATAAAAAGGTGGCTTTAGGGGTAGGAACATGGTATATAAGCCTGTGTGTCAGAACTATTTGTCAAACGGGATTTTAGACTGCACACTGACTGACAATGAATCTTTGTTTTCTGCCTCCTGTCTCCTGGCACTCTTCTTCTGGATTTGTAAAATCAATTCACAACAGTTGCATCATGCAAGTTTTCTATAAATACTGATGATATCAGAACACTATGCAAACTCGCCACAGCGCTAAACATCTTCGCATTGCTCAGCTTTACTTTGTCAgattttaacaaaaaaaaatatatatatacaatttgaAAACCCTATATGCATTTTGCACTGGGTGGAATTAGTTCAGTACAAATAGTTATGATAATATACTTGTACATTAAAAGCTTTTACCTCtcctgtacatttacatttggaagatgcaaggttttgtACCCAGATTAAATATTTCATCAAATTTTATTGAGAGGCATGAACGTAACTCTGAATGTGGAATTCAAAGATTCAGAGCTCAAGTCACTTCTTTCACAGCAATCACCCTTAAACATTAAGCTTACTGGTACAACCCATACATTCAATCTGTGATTGCTTCCTTTTAGATTGAACACAAAATCTGTTGTGTGTATGATCACCAAccaagacagagtgagagagacgtagataagaagaaaaagagtgATAAAAAGATCAAGAATGAGAAGACTTTAAGAGGAAAAAAAGcgccagagagaaagagcaagaaggaaaaaaagagatgGTGAAAATGTgagtcagaaagagagtgagaagagaaagagaaaaaagtaaaagatcAAGAGAAAGACTAgcaagaaagaggagaggagtgaaaggagaagaggaagaaaagcGAAAAAGACcataagaaaaacagaaagaccaggaataagagagtgaaggagagtTCTTTCCCTCTAGGCTCAGCTCACCTGTACTCCAGCTTCTTGcggttcacacacacagcacgcTGGTAGCCCTGGGCAACACACACCTTGTGTCGGCTGCACTTCACTTTCTGGCAGGGGTCTTTAGTAGTgtccagatctgcagaagaTCAAAAGACACTATCATTGTGTTTTCAAGCATGGAGAACAGAAATGAACCCAATCAGCTGGTCAGGGAACATTCTATAAAGCAGCTAATAAACTGTCAGCAGTGTTTCAATAGTGCTTTAAAGCTGTATTTCTTTAAAATCCACAGATTAGAGAGAAACATACATTTATGGTTTACTTACTGTCATTTCTATACAAAGAATTCCAAGCTACTCGTTTCTAGAGAAATGCAGAGAAAGCTAAAGCAATGCACTGCTGCTACCCACTGCAGCTACCCATACTTTggtgctatggttttgctaatCGTTAGTGACAGATAAGCAAGATGCAGGCAGTAATTACCTGCATCATTATTGAGATGGCATCACATCTTCACCAGAATTAATACGCTCCCACTTTCAGGGCTAATTAAACTTGTGCTTAAGTCACATGTCCGTCATGCTGGCTGTTCGCTACCTGGGGCTACGTCGGCTTCTCCAACATACATAATAATCTTTCCTGAATGAGGAACATTTGCATTTTCCTTCAGActataatgtatgtattatgTGTAGTATATGGTACAGTGGGTGGATCTATAAACCTCACTGTATCGCTTCACGCAGATTAAAGAAAACACAAGAATGATGATGTTGCCATAGCAACAGGCCCACTATAGCGCAAGGACTGGACTCAGGAGCAGCACACTtcccctcaacacacacacctcctttaCCTCTCCACCTTTCCCTCATCCATTCCCACCCCTCTGGATATATCTTATATAGTGTGCCCAAAAAGCTTAACTCTATAAAACATGTAATTAGACTTCCCATATCCAAGCGGAGCCAAATCCAGcttagagagatggagaaaatcCCAGCAGCTTTAGCCTGAGTGGTGCCTCCGCTTCCTGGCCTCATCATCGCAACTCGTCCTTTGTTTACACATGCGACAGTGTTTAATGTGATCATCAGCGTCTCTGGTTGAAAGTAAAGAGCTCCAACCCTGAGCAAATGCGGCCCGTGAGTCGGGCAGATTCTCACAACTCAGAATAACTCAGAAAAAATCATCTGTAGAGACTTAAAAACTTTACAAACTCTACTTAATTCTACTTAt carries:
- the spock2 gene encoding testican-2; protein product: MVVVRDMGRLLVPFVMLVGVSIQGDVKSGKDAEKSGNFMEDEQWLSTISQYSRKIKHWNRFRDDDYIRSWDESQGSNENLDTTKDPCQKVKCSRHKVCVAQGYQRAVCVNRKKLEYRLKDPASGQQENSCKPCPMSASGPVCGSDGHNYASQCKLEQQACLTGKELSVKCAGPCPCSPTAAPSTETDSKHESCTGQDLADLGDRLRDWFQLLQGNAKQNSTSKPAASSASILDRTLVATCKDSIGWMFSKLDTNSDLYLDQAELAAINLDKYEVCIRPFFNSCDSYRDGKVSTAEWCLCFWREKPPCLAELERIQMQEGAKKKLGAFIPSCDEDGYYRKLQCDQSRGECWCVDQHGGELMGSRIHGNPDCDEVAGYSGDFGSAVGWEDEEEKETEDNGEEAEEEEGEVGEVDDGGYIW